In Humulus lupulus chromosome 7, drHumLupu1.1, whole genome shotgun sequence, the following are encoded in one genomic region:
- the LOC133791555 gene encoding uncharacterized protein LOC133791555: MDKDLKRKLELPFFGRKKANNDANAKTSKEEFNLGDLPTDLGLRIPILNYNPNIRDQVRRHYMQMGPCQPRHHDFPKKKCGQAFRIFNPDWFDDYNWLEYSIEKDAVFCLWCYLFRPTGGKKLGNQSFVIEGFSNWRKIERLSTHVGHVGSKHNQARRNCEALMNQKQHIETIISKQSSQVKKEYRTRLETSVMCVRYLLRQGLAFRGHDESLDSTNQGNFLELLRFAAYFNDDVRIATLKNAPENLKLTSPDIQKDIINAAAVETTNIIIKDIGDSLFSILVDESRDISTKEQMAIVLRYVDKNGHVIERFIGIEHVPNTTALSLKAAIDKLFSRYGLSISRLRGQGYDGASNMQGEFNGLKALILKENPCAFYIHCFAHQLQLALVAVARRHIQIDSLFFFTSSVVNVVSGSSKRCDILQDNQIKIVAEALENGEISRGRGLNQNTSLKRSGDTRWGSHYGTLMSLITMFSSTIKVIETIVEDGSSEQRFEAKNLLETMQSFDFIFSLHLMRTILGVTNELSRALQREDQDILNAMCLVKICKQQLQNMRENGWDYLLDKVSSFCKKNDINIPKMDDIWTPRGRSRRKSHEITNLHFFRVELFYSVIDMQLQELNNRFNEVNTELLVCMSCLSPIDLFYAFDKEKLIRFAEFYPDDFSAFEILALDDQLETYIVDMRTSKEFGDLKGIGDLTKKMVETRKNRVYSLVYRLLNLALVLPVATATVERSFSAMNIVKNKLRNRMGDQLINDSLVVYIEKEICDAIDNETIMLRFQNMKTRRGEL; encoded by the coding sequence atggataaagatttgAAAAGAAAATTAGAGCTTCCATTTTTTGGAAGAAAAAAAGCAAACAATGATGCAAATGCAAAGACAAGTAAAGAAGAATTCAATCTTGGAGATCTTCCTACTGATCTAGGTTTAAGGATCCCAATTTTGAATTATAATCCAAATATTCGAGACCAAGTTAGAAGACATTATATGCAAATGGGTCCTTGTCAACCTCGACATCATGATTTTCCCAAGAAAAAATGTGGACAAGCATTTAGAATATTTAATCCTGATTGGTTTGATGATTATAATTGGTTGGAATATAGCATAGAAAAAGATGCTGTATTTTGTTTGTGGTGTTATCTTTTTAGACCAACCGGTGGTAAAAAGTTGGGCAACCAATCTTTTGTTATTGAAGGGTTTTCAAATTGGAGAAAGATAGAAAGATTGAGTACTCATGTTGGACATGTTGGTAGCAAGCACAACCAAGCTCGTAGAAACTGTGAAGCCTTGATGAACCAAAAGCAACATATTGAAACTATTATTTCTAAGCAGTCAAGTCAAGTTAAAAAAGAATATCGAACCCGGTTGGAAACATCTGTGATGTGTGTACGGTATCTTTTACGACAAGGACTTGCCTTTCGTGGCCATGATGAATCTCTAGACTCAACAAATCAGGGTAACTTCCTAGAGCTTTTACGATTTGCAGCTTATTTTAATGATGATGTTAGAATTGCTACACTAAAAAATGCTCCTGAAAATCTGAAATTAACATCACCCGATATTCAGAAAGACATCATTAATGCTGCCGCAGTTGAAACTACCAATATTATTATCAAAGATATTGGAGATTCTCTTTTCTCTATTTTAGTTGATGAATCTCGTGATATATCAACAAAGGAGCAAATGGCTATTGTGTTGCGCTATGTGGACAAGAATGGACATGTGATTGAACGCTTTATAGGCATTGAACATGTTCCTAACACTACTGCTTTGTCTCTTAAGGCTGCAATTGATAAACTATTTTCAAGATATGGGTTGAGTATATCAAGACTAAGAGGACAAGGTTATGATGGAGCAAGTAATATGCAAGGTGAGTTCAACGGTCTTAAAGCACTTATTTTGAAGGAAAATCCTTGTGCTTTTTACATTCATTGTTTTGCACATCAACTTCAATTAGCGCTTGTAGCTGTGGCCAGAAGACATATTCAGATTGATtcactatttttttttacttctagTGTGGTGAATGTTGTTAGTGGGTCATCTAAGCGTTGTGATATTCTTCAAGATAATCAGATTAAAATAGTTGCGGAAGCACTTGAAAATGGTGAGATTTCAAGGGGACGTGGTTTGAATCAAAATACTTCTCTTAAACGCTCTGGAGACACACGTTGGGGTTCACATTATGGTACGTTAATGAGCTTGATTACTATGTTTTCATCTACAATTAAAGTTATTGAAACAATTGTTGAAGATGGATCAAGTGAACAAAGATTTGAAGCAAAGAATTTGTTGGAAACGATGCAATCATTTGATTTTATATTTAGTCTCCATTTAATGAGAACCATATTGGGTGTTACAAATGAGTTGTCAAGAGCACTACAAAGGGAGGATCAAGATATTTTAAATGCCATGTGCTTAGTTAAGATATGCAAGCAACAATTACAAAACATGCGGGAGAATGGGTGGGATTATCTGCTTGATAAAGtctcttcattttgcaaaaagaACGACATTAATATTCCCAAGATGGATGATATTTGGACACCTCGAGGTAGATCACGACGCAAATCTCATGAAATTACAAACTTGCATTTCTTTCGTGTGGAGCTATTTTATTCAGTGATTGATATGCAACTTCAAGAGCTAAATAATCGTTTCAATGAGGTGAATACTGAATTGCTTGTATGCATGTCATGTTTGTCTCCTATTGATTTATTCTATGCTTTTGACAAAGAAAAATTAATTCGATTTGCCGAGTTTTATCCAGATGATTTTTCTGCTTTTGAAATCTTGGCACTAGATGATCAACTTGAGACTTACATTGTTGATATGCGCACAAGTAAAGAGTTTGGAGATTTGAAAGGCATTGGTGATCTCACAAAAAAAATGGTTGAAACAAGAAAGAATAGGGTATATTCTTTGGTTTATCGTTTGTTAAATTTAGCGTTGGTATTGCCTGTTGCTACAGCTACAGTTGAGAGATCATTTTCTGCCATGAATATTGTGAAGAACAAGTTACGCAACCGAATGGGAGATCAATTGATAAATGATAGTTTGGTTGTATACATCGAGAAAGAAATTTGTGATGCTATAGATAATGAAACTATTATGCTACGCTTTCAAAATATGAAAACTAGACGAGgagagttgtaa